A DNA window from Gigantopelta aegis isolate Gae_Host chromosome 4, Gae_host_genome, whole genome shotgun sequence contains the following coding sequences:
- the LOC121370418 gene encoding putative transferase CAF17 homolog, mitochondrial — translation MLLNTLCAHTCNSFPKNLFYFLKHGLIVQRLLGKKPNCSGHAHVSTKPSSVDWIKQGRTIHQNLNDNRSSNNSVCPQPLIRSFHRETVINGQEDDGSGGRQTSAEGLTLHNLTHRSLVCVEGPDSVNFLQGLLTNDVNLLGSDRPVQYSMMLNAQGRVLYDLILYLKDSKIFIECDAQVRDEFIKTIKKYKIRKKVEINKVDGEWMLQAVVTSSLKGNSASPTWNESVFCVTDPRVKDFGWRLIHHSSCDKVCAERIEEKDVSLYNERRYIWGISEGISDLPPGECLPLESNLTLFNGVSFDKGCYIGQELTARTQHTGVTRKRLMPLVFERVPSGLQPGCIIVRADGKNVGKYRSSFGIHGIGLIRIAEIKGELSVHSSDGDILKLTTHVPNWWPK, via the exons ATGTTACTGAACACCTTGTGTGCACATACCTGTAATTCCTTTCCAAAAAACCTGTTCTATTTTCTAAAGCATGGACTAATCGTTCAGCGGTTGTTGGGTAAGAAACCTAACTGCAGTGGACATGCTCATGTATCTACAAAGCCTAGCTCTGTGGACTGGATTAAACAAGGGAGGACGATACATCAAAACCTGAATGACAATAGATCCAGTAATAACTCAGTATGTCCCCAGCCATTAATAAGATCGTTTCACAGGGAGACTGTGATAAATGGACAAGAGGATGATGGAAGTGGTGGCAGGCAGACGTCTGCTGAGGGTCTTACCCTGCACAACCTCACTCATAGAAGTCTTGTTTGTGTGGAAGGACCGGACAGTGTGAACTTTCTTCAAGGTCTTCTCACAAATGATGTCAACTTGCTTGGCTCCGACAGACCAGTCCAGTATTCAATGATGTTGAATGCTCAG gGTCGTGTACTCTATGATCTCATCTTGTACTTAAAGGATTCAAAAATCTTCATTGAATGTGATGCTCAAGTTAGAGATgaattcattaaaacaattaaaaagtaTAAAATAAGAAAGAAG GTAGAAATAAATAAGGTAGATGGTGAATGGATGCTTCAGGCAGTTGTTACATCGTCTTTGAAAGGAAATAGCGCTTCACCAACATGGAATGAATCAGTATTTTGTGTAACAGATCCTCGAGTGAAAGATTTCGGCTGGAGACTTATACATCATTCTTCATGTGATAAAG tttgtgcTGAAAGAATAGAAGAAAAAGATGTATCTTTGTACAACGAAAGGCGATATATCTGGGGCATTAGTGAAGGTATAAGTGATTTACCACCAGGAGAATGCCTCCCACTTGAGAGCAATCTAACTTTGTTTAATGGAG TAAGCTTTGACAAAGGTTGTTACATTGGACAGGAACTGACAGCTAGAACCCAGCACACTGGTGTGACAAGAAAAAGACTAATGCCTTTAGTTTTTGAAAG ggtcccatcaggACTGCAACCAGGCTGTATTATTGTGCGGGCAGATGGTAAGAATGTTGGAAAATACCGCAGCTCGTTCGGTATTCATGGCATCGGACTGATACGAATTGCTGAAATCAAGGGAGAACTAAGTGTGCATAGTTCAGACGGAGACATTCTCAAGTTAACAACACACGTCCCAAACTGGTGGCCAAAATGa
- the LOC121370413 gene encoding pollen-specific leucine-rich repeat extensin-like protein 1 translates to MPCWKPPCKPGKPCWKPPCKPGMPCWKPPCKPGMPCWKPPCKPGMPCWKPPCKPGKPCWKPPCKPGMPCWKPPCKPGMPCWKPPCKPGMPCYKDSNSNEKPCVDDSCDSSSESSSDSSNSGDSNSKESNSKSKESNSREKPCEGESCSNSKGSNSEDKDSNSEEKPCKGKSCSNSKGSNSEDKDSNSEEKPCKGKSCSNSKGSNSNDKDSNSEEKPCKGKSCSNSKGSNSNDKDSNSEEKPCKGKSCSNSKGSNSNDKDSNSEEKPCKGESCSNSKGSNSNDKDSNSEEKPCKGKSCSNSKGSDSIDKDSNSKEKPCKPGKPCWKPPCKPGKPCWKPPCKPGMPCWKPPCKPGKPCWKPPCKPGKPCWKPPCKPGMPCWKPPCKPGKPCWKPPCKPGKPCWKPPCKPGMPCWKPPCKPGMPCWKPPCKPGKPCWKPPTRPPCIPGMPCWKPSTKPPCRPGMPCWKPSTTPPCSPGMPCWKPSTKPPCSPGMPCWKPSTKPPCRPGMPCWKPSTKPPCRPGMPCWKPSTQPPCRPGMPCWKPSTKPPCRPGMPCWKPPTDAPCRPGMPCWKPPTKPPCNCTKPGKPDKCCKLLVPKISIDINIDWDLDSIKDCPWHGKLTEILGLAKYSHIHQQIDLAEINKVVKQGLEEVNNIGVTDEMLPRTTELPTTTEEPYQCYICDGDDCDQHQVSFCSENLCATTVTQNEDGQRIQTKTCGSLDVCNNEWWLKTAGNNDCFFLDPNNDGPPGLPMTCTFCCVGPQCNSGFLPKSNQFYVKN, encoded by the exons TGCCATGTTGGAAGCCACCTTGTAAACCTGGAATGCCTTGTTGGAAACCACCTTGTAAACCTGGAATGCCTTGTTACAAAGACAGTAACTCAAATGAAAAGCCCTGTGTAGATGATTCATGTGACAGTTCATCAGAGAGTAGCTCAGACAGCTCAAACAGTGGAGATAGCAATTCTAAGGAAAGTAACTCCAAGAGTAAAGAGAGTAATTCACGAGAAAAACCGTGTGAAGGAGAGTCGTGCAGTAATTCCAAGGGGAGTAACTCTGAAGATAAGGATAGCAATTCAGAAGAGAAACCTTGCAAAGGAAAGTCATGCAGTAATTCCAAAGGGAGTAACTCTGAAGATAAGGATAGCAATTCAGAAGAGAAACCTTGCAAAGGAAAGTCCTGCAGTAATTCCAAGGGGAGTAACTCAAATGATAAGGATAGCAATTCAGAAGAAAAACCTTGCAAAGGAAAGTCCTGCAGTAATTCCAAGGGGAGTAACTCAAATGATAAGGATAGCAATTCGGAAGAAAAACCTTGCAAAGGAAAGTCCTGCAGTAATTCCAAGGGGAGTAACTCAAATGATAAGGATAGCAATTCAGAAGAGAAGCCTTGTAAAGGAGAATCTTGCAGTAATTCAAAAGGAAGTAATTCAAATGATAAGGATAGCAATTCAGAAGAAAAACCTTGCAAAGGAAAGTCATGCAGTAATTCGAAAGGAAGTGATTCCATTGATAAGGATAGCAATTCCAAAGAGAAACCATGTAAACCAGGAAAGCCATGCTGGAAACCACCATGTAAACCAGGAAAGCCTTGCTGGAAACCACCATGTAAACCAGGTATGCCTTGCTGGAAACCACCATGTAAACCAGGAAAACCTTGCTGGAAACCGCCATGTAAACCAGGAAAGCCTTGCTGGAAACCACCATGTAAACCAGGTATGCCTTGCTGGAAACCACCATGTAAACCAGGAAAACCTTGCTGGAAACCACCATGTAAACCAGGAAAGCCTTGCTGGAAGCCACCATGTAAACCAGGTATGCCTTGCTGGAAGCCACCTTGTAAACCAGGTATGCCTTGCTGGAAGCCACCTTGTAAACCAGGCAAACCCTGCTGGAAACCACCTACAAGACCACCATGTATACCAGGTATGCCCTGTTGGAAACCATCTACAAAACCACCTTGTAGACCAGGTATGCCTTGCTGGAAACCATCTACAACTCCACCCTGTAGTCCAGGTATGCCTTGCTGGAAACCATCTACAAAACCACCCTGTAGTCCAGGTATGCCTTGCTGGAAACCATCTACAAAACCACCCTGTAGGCCAGGTATGCCTTGCTGGAAACCATCTACAAAACCACCCTGTAGGCCCGGTATGCCTTGCTGGAAACCATCTACACAACCACCCTGTAGGCCCGGTATGCCTTGCTGGAAACCATCTACAAAACCACCCTGTAGGCCAGGAATGCCCTGCTGGAAACCACCAACAGATGCACCATGTAGACCGGGTATGCCTTGCTGGAAACCACCTACAAAACCACCTTGTAATTGTACCAAACCTGGTAAACCTGACAAATGCTGTAAACTTCTAGTGCCCAAGATTTCTATTGATATTAACATCGACTGGGACCTAGACAGTATAAAGGACTGCCCCTGGCATGGCAAGCTGACAGAGATTCTTGGACTGGCCAAGTATAGTCACATACATCAGCAGATCGACCTTGCTGAAATTAACAAAGTTGTCAAACAAG GACTGGAAGAAGTAAATAATATTGGAGTGACAGATGAAATGCTGCCAAGAACAACAGAATTGCCAACAACTACAGAAGAAC CCTATCAGTGCTACATATGCGATGGCGATGACTGCGACCAGCATCAGGTGTCATTCTGTTCAGAGAATCTGTGCGCCACTACAGTGACTCAAAACGAGGATGGACAGAGAATTCAAACAAAAAC TTGTGGTTCCCTTGACGTCTGCAACAATGAATGGTGGCTGAAGACGGCTGGAAACAACGACTGTTTCTTTCTGGATCCAAATAATGACGGACCCCCTGGCCTACCCATGACTTGTACATTCTGTTGTGTTGGCCCTCAGTGCAACTCTGGATTCTTGCCAAAATCCAACCAGTTTTATGTTAAAAACTAA